A single region of the Mus caroli chromosome 16, CAROLI_EIJ_v1.1, whole genome shotgun sequence genome encodes:
- the Cldn17 gene encoding claudin-17, whose amino-acid sequence MAFYPLQIAGLVLGFFGLVGTIGTTLLPQWRVSAFIGSNIIIFERIWEGLWMNCIQQAMVTLQCKFYNSILALPPVLEAARALMCVAVALALVALIIGICGMKQLQCTGSSERVKAYLLGTSGVLFILTGIFVLIPVSWTANIIIRDFYDPTVHAGQKRELGGALFLGWATAAVLFIGGGLLCGYCCCNRKERWHRYPVPAYRVPQKDNQRNVTVPRKSSTSYV is encoded by the coding sequence ATGGCTTTTTATCCCTTACAGATTGCTGGACTAGTTCTTGGATTCTTCGGTTTGGTTGGGACGATTGGGACAACACTTCTGCCTCAATGGAGAGTGTCAGCTTTCATCGGCAGCAACATTATTATCTTTGAGAGGATCTGGGAAGGGCTTTGGATGAACTGCATCCAGCAAGCTATGGTCACGTTGCAGTGCAAATTCTATAACTCCATATTGGCTCTCCCTCCAGTACTGGAAGCAGCGCGTGCCCTcatgtgtgtggctgtggctCTTGCCTTGGTTGCTCTCATTATTGGCATCTGCGGCATGAAACAGCTCCAGTGCACCGGCTCCAGCGAGAGGGTCAAAGCCTACTTGCTGGGAACCTCAGGGGTGCTCTTTATTCTGACTGGTATCTTCGTTCTGATTCCAGTGTCCTGGACTGCTAATATCATCATCAGAGATTTCTACGACCCAACCGTCCATGCAGGGCAGAAGCGAGAACTTGGAGGAGCACTCTTCCTTGGCTGGGCAACTGCTGCTGTCCTCTTCATTGGAGGCGGGCTGCTCTGTGGATATTGCTGCTGCAACAGAAAGGAACGGTGGCACAGATACCCAGTCCCTGCATACCGCGTGCCACAGAAGGATAACCAAAGGAATGTTACTGTGCCTAGAAAATCTTCCACCAGCTACGTCTAA